One Electrophorus electricus isolate fEleEle1 chromosome 10, fEleEle1.pri, whole genome shotgun sequence genomic region harbors:
- the casp2 gene encoding caspase-2 isoform X1 produces MLGECGMKARDRQALKKNSVQLLKDMVVDELLIQILQADDVLTEGMAETILNEPISFKRSSRLLLILPKRGPRAFSSFCTALRGTEQQHLCKLLMSFRDQESSSTEIEGDISFKQDSTSAKKRFCDSTLPLPTQECAVPAKRTHTQESMEMCLDVDSPGTTAVQPCTPEFYLSHCAQAYPMCSSPRGLALVVSNVRFEPKLSELDTRRGGEVDEEVLRRLFFELDFTVSVHKDLTVQAMRGCIEQFVQRPEHAVSDCCAVCLLSHGVEGSIYGIDGQLLELDWVFESFDNAHCPMLQNKPKMFFIQACRGEEMDGGVDQLDGDDQTQTSGCEQRDAGRDEKSEIQRAVREENESGRLRVKLPQRSDMICGFATLKGFSTAAMRNTKKGSWFIQELNAAVRQRARDTHLSDILVQVNGQIKEREGYAPGSAHHRCKEMSEFTSSLCKDLYLFPKYCPSN; encoded by the exons ATGCTTGGGGAATGTGGTATGAAAGCCCGAGATAGGCAGGCACTGAAGAAGAACTCGGTGCAGCTTCTGAAAGACATGGTGGTAGATGAGCTGCTCATCCAGATTTTGCAGGCTGATGATGTTCTCACTGAAGGCATGGCTGAAACTATTCTG AACGAGCCGATATCCTTCAAGAGGAGCTCGCGTTTGCTGTTAATCTTGCCAAAGCGTGGCCCGAGAGCCTTCAGCAGTTTCTGCACAGCTCTCAGAGGGACTGAGCAGCAGCACCTCTGCAAGCTGCTCATGAGTTTCAGAGACCAAGAG AGCTCATCCACAGAAATTGAGGGTGACATCTCATTCAAACAGGACAGCACATCTGCTAAAAAG AGGTTTTGTGATTCTACACTTCCACTACCAACTCAGGAGTGTGCAGTGCCTGCCAAAAGAACTCACACCCAGG AGTCTATGGAGATGTGTTTGGATGTTGATAGTCCTGGGACCACTGCAGTACAGCCCTGCACACCTGAATTCTACCTGTCCCACTGtgcacag GCCTACCCAATGTGCTCCAGTCCACGGGGCCTCGCACTTGTTGTGAGTAATGTGCGCTTTGAGCCTAAGTTGTCTGAGCTGGACACACGCAGAGGAGGAGAAGTGGATGAAGAGGTGCTGAGGAGACTCTTCTTTGAACTGGACTTCACAGTCAGCGTGCACAAAGACCTCACTGTCCAG gcaatGCGTGGCTGTATAGAACAGTTTGTGCAGAGACCTGAGCATGCAGTGTCtgactgctgtgctgtgtgcctgCTGTCTCACGGAGTGGAGGGCTCCATCTACGGCATTGATGGCCAGCTGCTGGAG ttGGACTGGGTGTTTGAGAGCTTTGATAATGCTCACTGCCCAATGCTTCAGAACAAGCCAAAAATGTTCTTCATTCAGGCATGTAGAGGAG AGGAGATGGACGGTGGAGTGGACCAGCTGGACGGTGATGATCAAACTCAGACTTCAGGCTGTGAGCAGCGGGATGCGGGTAGAGATGAAAAGAGTGAGATACAGAGGGCAGTGAGGGAGGAGAACGAGAGCGGCAGACTCCGGGTGAAACTGCCCCAGAGATCCGATATGATCTGCGGATTTGCCACTCTCAAAGGTTTCA GTACGGCTGCAATGAGGAACACAAAGAAAGGTTCATGGTTCATTCAGGAACTCAACGcagctgtgagacagagagccaGAGACACACATTTATCTGATATACTGGTGCAG GTAAATGGGCAAATTAAGGAGAGAGAGGGCTATGCTCCAGGTTCAGCTCACCATCGCTGTAAAGAGATGTCTGAATTCACCAGCTCCCTCTGCAAAGATCTTTACCTCTTTCCCAAGTACTGCCCAAGTAACTAG
- the casp2 gene encoding caspase-2 isoform X2, translating into MLGECGMKARDRQALKKNSVQLLKDMVVDELLIQILQADDVLTEGMAETILNEPISFKRSSRLLLILPKRGPRAFSSFCTALRGTEQQHLCKLLMSFRDQESSSTEIEGDISFKQDSTSAKKRFCDSTLPLPTQECAVPAKRTHTQESMEMCLDVDSPGTTAVQPCTPEFYLSHCAQAYPMCSSPRGLALVVSNVRFEPKLSELDTRRGGEVDEEVLRRLFFELDFTVSVHKDLTVQAMRGCIEQFVQRPEHAVSDCCAVCLLSHGVEGSIYGIDGQLLELDWVFESFDNAHCPMLQNKPKMFFIQACRGEEMDGGVDQLDGDDQTQTSGCEQRDAGRDEKSEIQRAVREENESGRLRVKLPQRSDMICGFATLKGTAAMRNTKKGSWFIQELNAAVRQRARDTHLSDILVQVNGQIKEREGYAPGSAHHRCKEMSEFTSSLCKDLYLFPKYCPSN; encoded by the exons ATGCTTGGGGAATGTGGTATGAAAGCCCGAGATAGGCAGGCACTGAAGAAGAACTCGGTGCAGCTTCTGAAAGACATGGTGGTAGATGAGCTGCTCATCCAGATTTTGCAGGCTGATGATGTTCTCACTGAAGGCATGGCTGAAACTATTCTG AACGAGCCGATATCCTTCAAGAGGAGCTCGCGTTTGCTGTTAATCTTGCCAAAGCGTGGCCCGAGAGCCTTCAGCAGTTTCTGCACAGCTCTCAGAGGGACTGAGCAGCAGCACCTCTGCAAGCTGCTCATGAGTTTCAGAGACCAAGAG AGCTCATCCACAGAAATTGAGGGTGACATCTCATTCAAACAGGACAGCACATCTGCTAAAAAG AGGTTTTGTGATTCTACACTTCCACTACCAACTCAGGAGTGTGCAGTGCCTGCCAAAAGAACTCACACCCAGG AGTCTATGGAGATGTGTTTGGATGTTGATAGTCCTGGGACCACTGCAGTACAGCCCTGCACACCTGAATTCTACCTGTCCCACTGtgcacag GCCTACCCAATGTGCTCCAGTCCACGGGGCCTCGCACTTGTTGTGAGTAATGTGCGCTTTGAGCCTAAGTTGTCTGAGCTGGACACACGCAGAGGAGGAGAAGTGGATGAAGAGGTGCTGAGGAGACTCTTCTTTGAACTGGACTTCACAGTCAGCGTGCACAAAGACCTCACTGTCCAG gcaatGCGTGGCTGTATAGAACAGTTTGTGCAGAGACCTGAGCATGCAGTGTCtgactgctgtgctgtgtgcctgCTGTCTCACGGAGTGGAGGGCTCCATCTACGGCATTGATGGCCAGCTGCTGGAG ttGGACTGGGTGTTTGAGAGCTTTGATAATGCTCACTGCCCAATGCTTCAGAACAAGCCAAAAATGTTCTTCATTCAGGCATGTAGAGGAG AGGAGATGGACGGTGGAGTGGACCAGCTGGACGGTGATGATCAAACTCAGACTTCAGGCTGTGAGCAGCGGGATGCGGGTAGAGATGAAAAGAGTGAGATACAGAGGGCAGTGAGGGAGGAGAACGAGAGCGGCAGACTCCGGGTGAAACTGCCCCAGAGATCCGATATGATCTGCGGATTTGCCACTCTCAAAG GTACGGCTGCAATGAGGAACACAAAGAAAGGTTCATGGTTCATTCAGGAACTCAACGcagctgtgagacagagagccaGAGACACACATTTATCTGATATACTGGTGCAG GTAAATGGGCAAATTAAGGAGAGAGAGGGCTATGCTCCAGGTTCAGCTCACCATCGCTGTAAAGAGATGTCTGAATTCACCAGCTCCCTCTGCAAAGATCTTTACCTCTTTCCCAAGTACTGCCCAAGTAACTAG
- the m6pr gene encoding cation-dependent mannose-6-phosphate receptor produces MAILLTWRALIFLILLAGGGQASDNTVMCKLVKENQSERKVLSLLEPLTNQNFTGVTTSGEEYYTYVFQVCGDADGIKEAGVVQKSKTGKQVLVGNYSLTQAIGGSGWVMLIYNGGEKYDGHCSGEHRSAIVMISCNRTTAAGEFSVVLENRDRGLDCFYLFKMDSSAVCPVISSKLSTGSILLIVGFSCLAVYLIGGFLYQRVVVGAKGVEQFPNYAFWSEIGNLTADGCDFVCRSRGSRDEPPTYRGIATEPLEEPEERDDHLLPM; encoded by the exons ATGGCTATCTTGCTAACATGGAGAGCGCTAATTTTCCTGATCTTGTTGGCCGGTGGAGGACAAGCAAGTGACAACACGGTGATGTGCAAACTGGTTAAGGAGAATCAGTCTGAAAGGAAGGTCCTCAGTCTTCTAGAACCCCTTACCAATCAAAA TTTTACTGGTGTTACCACGTCTGGAGAAGAGTACTACACATACGTATTCCAGGTGTGTGGTGATGCAGATGGGATAAAAGAAGCGGGAGTAGTACAGAAGAGCAAGACTGGAAAACAAGTCCTCGTTGGGAACTACAGTTTAACACAGGCTATTGGAGGAA GTGGCTGGGTAATGTTGATCTACAATGGTGGAGAAAAATATGATGGACATTGCTCAGGAGAGCATAGAAGCGCCATCGTCATGATTTCCTGTAACAGGACTACAGCTGCG GGAGAGTTTTCAGTGGTTCTGGAAAACAGGGATAGAGGTCTGGATTGTTTTTACCTGTTTAAGATGGACTCCAGTGCAGTGTGTCCAGTTATTTCCTCCAAGCTCAGCACTGGATCCATACTTCTCATTGT TGGCTTCTCCTGCTTGGCTGTGTACCTCATTGGGGGATTTCTCTACCAGCGGGTGGTTGTCGGAGCAAAGGGAGTGGAGCAGTTTCCAAACTATGCTTTTTGGTCAGAGATAGGCAACTTGACAGCA GATGGATGTGACTTTGTTTGTCGTTCCCGTGGGAGCAGAGACGAACCGCCAACATACAGGGGTATAGCTACTGAGCCATTAGAAGAGCCAGAGGAAAGGGACGACCATTTGCTTCCGATGTAA